From the Bacillota bacterium genome, one window contains:
- a CDS encoding transcriptional repressor, giving the protein MKRYSMIIRKNGLRVTPQRVLILKLIRESSLHPSAESLCVHARERYPGLSLNTVYRTLDLFEKKGLVKRFDFGENIYRYDGNTAPHAHFYCVECKRLQDMEGEHMNLIHRVGEQCSIKYGIKVIALELLIRGICMECMRGREG; this is encoded by the coding sequence TTGAAAAGATATTCCATGATTATCAGAAAAAATGGCCTGCGGGTTACACCGCAAAGAGTGCTGATATTGAAACTGATACGCGAAAGCAGTCTTCATCCTTCAGCCGAATCGCTCTGTGTACACGCCCGCGAAAGATACCCGGGCTTGAGCTTGAATACGGTGTACAGGACCCTGGATTTATTTGAGAAAAAAGGGTTGGTCAAGAGGTTTGATTTCGGTGAAAATATCTATCGTTATGACGGCAATACTGCTCCTCACGCTCATTTTTACTGTGTGGAATGCAAGCGACTGCAAGACATGGAAGGGGAACACATGAATCTGATCCATCGGGTGGGAGAGCAATGCAGCATCAAATATGGCATAAAGGTTATTGCGCTTGAACTGTTGATACGGGGAATATGCATGGAATGCATGAGGGGAAGGGAGGGGTGA
- a CDS encoding rubredoxin, translated as MMMVKMWRCIVCGYLHEGDEPPDLCPKCGAPKDKFELLDEEETGLMKDASLTKRKYEQIFDRLEEIREIAEEGIVLDLDEGCNKIFARVKEDIAAIHGMIEDELSGHAKYCIWVKAAQDGEMVPPETKEK; from the coding sequence ATGATGATGGTGAAGATGTGGCGGTGTATTGTCTGCGGCTATCTTCATGAAGGGGATGAACCCCCGGATTTGTGCCCGAAATGCGGGGCCCCGAAGGATAAATTTGAACTGTTGGATGAGGAAGAAACCGGGTTGATGAAAGATGCCTCCCTGACCAAGAGAAAATACGAACAGATCTTTGACCGGCTGGAAGAAATCAGGGAGATTGCTGAAGAAGGTATCGTCCTGGACCTCGATGAAGGATGCAACAAGATATTTGCCCGGGTAAAGGAAGATATCGCTGCCATTCATGGTATGATAGAAGATGAATTGTCGGGGCATGCAAAATATTGTATCTGGGTAAAGGCGGCGCAAGATGGGGAGATGGTCCCCCCAGAAACGAAAGAAAAATAA
- a CDS encoding desulfoferrodoxin encodes MTELLQVYKCMVCGNIVEVLHTGVGKLVCCGQNMNLFTENTEDAAYEKHVPAVSREDGKVVVKIGSVPHPMEEKHYIEWVELIAGNKVYRQTLLPGEEPEVVFDCVEDGQIVVREYCNIHGLWKTELAD; translated from the coding sequence GTGACCGAATTATTGCAGGTTTACAAATGCATGGTTTGCGGAAACATAGTGGAGGTTCTGCATACGGGAGTGGGCAAATTGGTCTGCTGTGGCCAGAACATGAACCTGTTTACGGAGAACACGGAGGACGCCGCATACGAGAAGCATGTGCCGGCGGTAAGTAGAGAGGATGGAAAGGTGGTTGTGAAGATCGGTAGTGTCCCCCACCCGATGGAAGAGAAACATTATATCGAATGGGTGGAGTTGATAGCGGGGAACAAGGTGTATCGTCAAACATTGCTACCCGGAGAGGAGCCGGAAGTTGTCTTCGATTGTGTGGAAGACGGGCAGATCGTGGTGCGGGAATATTGCAACATCCATGGCCTCTGGAAAACCGAGCTCGCGGATTGA
- a CDS encoding rubredoxin, with protein MKKYVCEVCDYVYDPAEGDPDNDISPGTAFEDLPDDWECPVCGVGKDEFVEIIE; from the coding sequence ATGAAAAAGTATGTTTGTGAAGTATGTGATTATGTTTACGATCCGGCGGAGGGTGATCCTGACAACGACATATCACCCGGTACGGCTTTTGAAGATCTGCCCGACGATTGGGAATGTCCGGTCTGTGGTGTCGGGAAAGATGAATTTGTTGAAATAATCGAGTAA